The following coding sequences are from one Clarias gariepinus isolate MV-2021 ecotype Netherlands chromosome 19, CGAR_prim_01v2, whole genome shotgun sequence window:
- the ppm1nb gene encoding protein phosphatase, Mg2+/Mn2+ dependent, 1Nb (putative) isoform X3, with translation MRTSRKGSVEMPAFVRQLVKETEKRVTSFFKGGRGGGGGEPAEGEEAGEEEGVIPSPYLERPVLDKYFEEGCASWGLTYALGSMQGWRAHMEDFHNCFPQLGGELSHWGFFAVYDGHAGSTVAQHCSRNLLEHILGTGKIRAEEDMEHVTEGIREGFFLMDKHLHAMACREGWERGGTTVVSTVITPHHIYFANCGDSRAVLCRAGHVAFSTEDHKPFCPGEKERIENAGGSVTLQRVNGSLAVSRALGDFSYKSVEWRPATEQMVSPEPEISVVERSPADEFLVLACDGVWDTVSNEELCAFVRSRLRVCTDLREVCSQVIELCLYKGSLDNISVIVVCFPGAPQLSPEAIHQEAEVEDYLEAKVAEIFEELSGRGDEPDLLSVLTVLAATEIPGLPPGGGLQSKRNCIISAYYQQKEELGSADST, from the exons ATGAGAACATCCAGGAAGGGAAGCGTAGAAATGCCAGCTTTTGTCAGGCAGCTGGTGAAGGAGACAGAGAAACGGGTCACCTCTTTTTTTAAGGGGGGGCGTGGGGGAGGAGGGGGTGAGCCGGCTGAAGGCGAGGAGGCTGGAGAGGAGGAAGGGGTCATCCCCAGTCCTTACCTTGAACGTCCTGTGCTGGACAAATATTTTGAAGAGGGCTGTGCCTCCTGGGGTCTCACCTATGCTCTGGGCAGCATGCAGGGTTGGAGGGCCCACATGGAGGACTTCCATAACTGCTTCCCTCAGCTTGGTGGAGAGCTCTCTCACTGGGGCTTCTTTGCAGTGTATGATGGTCATGCTGGTAGCACAGTGGCTCAACACTGCTCACGAAACCTGCTGGAGCACATACTAGGTACAG GTAAGATCCGGGCGGAGGAAGATATGGAGCATGTAACTGAAGGCATAAGGGAAGGGTTTTTCCTCATGGACAAACATCTCCATGCAATGGCATGCCGTGAGGGCTGGGAGCGTGGTGGCACCACTGTGGTCTCCACTGTGATCACTCCACACCATATCTACTTTGCAAACTGTGGAGACTCACGGGCAGTTTTGTGCCGTGCCGGGCATGTGGCTTTTTCGACAGAAGACCACAAGCCTTTCTGTCCGGGGGAGAAGGAGCGCATCGAGAATGCTGGTGGTTCAGTCACTTTGCAGCGTGTTAATGGTTCCTTGGCTGTATCCAGAGCTCTTGGTGACTTCAGCTACAAGTCAGTCGAGTGGCGTCCAGCTACTGAGCAAATGGTCTCTCCAGAACCAGAGATTTCAGTCGTGGAGCGCTCACCAGCGGATGAATTTTTAGTTCTGGCATGCGACGGTGTTTGGGACACAGTCAGCAATGAGGAACTCTGTGCGTTTGTTCGCAGCCGACTGCGAGTTTGTACAGACTTGCGAGAGGTCTGCTCCCAGGTCATCGAACTTTGCCTCTATAAG GGAAGTCTTGACAATATTAGCGTTATAGTGGTGTGCTTTCCTGGCGCCCCCCAGCTTTCTCCAGAGGCAATACATCAGGAGGCTGAGGTAGAAGACTACTTGGAGGCGAAAGTTGctg AAATCTTCGAGGAGCTGAGTGGAAGAGGAGACGAGCCTGACCTCTTGTCAGTTCTTACTGTTCTGGCTGCAACAGAGATCCCCGGGCTACCACCAGGGGGCGGCCTTCAGAGCAA ACGAAACTGCATAATTTCGGCTTACTATCAACAAAAGGAG GAACTTGGTTCTGCAGATTCGACATAG
- the ppm1nb gene encoding protein phosphatase, Mg2+/Mn2+ dependent, 1Nb (putative) isoform X2 — translation MRTSRKGSVEMPAFVRQLVKETEKRVTSFFKGGRGGGGGEPAEGEEAGEEEGVIPSPYLERPVLDKYFEEGCASWGLTYALGSMQGWRAHMEDFHNCFPQLGGELSHWGFFAVYDGHAGSTVAQHCSRNLLEHILGKIRAEEDMEHVTEGIREGFFLMDKHLHAMACREGWERGGTTVVSTVITPHHIYFANCGDSRAVLCRAGHVAFSTEDHKPFCPGEKERIENAGGSVTLQRVNGSLAVSRALGDFSYKSVEWRPATEQMVSPEPEISVVERSPADEFLVLACDGVWDTVSNEELCAFVRSRLRVCTDLREVCSQVIELCLYKGSLDNISVIVVCFPGAPQLSPEAIHQEAEVEDYLEAKVAEIFEELSGRGDEPDLLSVLTVLAATEIPGLPPGGGLQSKRNCIISAYYQQKEVRKARLAQELGSADST, via the exons ATGAGAACATCCAGGAAGGGAAGCGTAGAAATGCCAGCTTTTGTCAGGCAGCTGGTGAAGGAGACAGAGAAACGGGTCACCTCTTTTTTTAAGGGGGGGCGTGGGGGAGGAGGGGGTGAGCCGGCTGAAGGCGAGGAGGCTGGAGAGGAGGAAGGGGTCATCCCCAGTCCTTACCTTGAACGTCCTGTGCTGGACAAATATTTTGAAGAGGGCTGTGCCTCCTGGGGTCTCACCTATGCTCTGGGCAGCATGCAGGGTTGGAGGGCCCACATGGAGGACTTCCATAACTGCTTCCCTCAGCTTGGTGGAGAGCTCTCTCACTGGGGCTTCTTTGCAGTGTATGATGGTCATGCTGGTAGCACAGTGGCTCAACACTGCTCACGAAACCTGCTGGAGCACATACTAG GTAAGATCCGGGCGGAGGAAGATATGGAGCATGTAACTGAAGGCATAAGGGAAGGGTTTTTCCTCATGGACAAACATCTCCATGCAATGGCATGCCGTGAGGGCTGGGAGCGTGGTGGCACCACTGTGGTCTCCACTGTGATCACTCCACACCATATCTACTTTGCAAACTGTGGAGACTCACGGGCAGTTTTGTGCCGTGCCGGGCATGTGGCTTTTTCGACAGAAGACCACAAGCCTTTCTGTCCGGGGGAGAAGGAGCGCATCGAGAATGCTGGTGGTTCAGTCACTTTGCAGCGTGTTAATGGTTCCTTGGCTGTATCCAGAGCTCTTGGTGACTTCAGCTACAAGTCAGTCGAGTGGCGTCCAGCTACTGAGCAAATGGTCTCTCCAGAACCAGAGATTTCAGTCGTGGAGCGCTCACCAGCGGATGAATTTTTAGTTCTGGCATGCGACGGTGTTTGGGACACAGTCAGCAATGAGGAACTCTGTGCGTTTGTTCGCAGCCGACTGCGAGTTTGTACAGACTTGCGAGAGGTCTGCTCCCAGGTCATCGAACTTTGCCTCTATAAG GGAAGTCTTGACAATATTAGCGTTATAGTGGTGTGCTTTCCTGGCGCCCCCCAGCTTTCTCCAGAGGCAATACATCAGGAGGCTGAGGTAGAAGACTACTTGGAGGCGAAAGTTGctg AAATCTTCGAGGAGCTGAGTGGAAGAGGAGACGAGCCTGACCTCTTGTCAGTTCTTACTGTTCTGGCTGCAACAGAGATCCCCGGGCTACCACCAGGGGGCGGCCTTCAGAGCAA ACGAAACTGCATAATTTCGGCTTACTATCAACAAAAGGAGGTCCGTAAAGCCAGATTAGCCCAG GAACTTGGTTCTGCAGATTCGACATAG
- the ppm1nb gene encoding protein phosphatase, Mg2+/Mn2+ dependent, 1Nb (putative) isoform X1 codes for MRTSRKGSVEMPAFVRQLVKETEKRVTSFFKGGRGGGGGEPAEGEEAGEEEGVIPSPYLERPVLDKYFEEGCASWGLTYALGSMQGWRAHMEDFHNCFPQLGGELSHWGFFAVYDGHAGSTVAQHCSRNLLEHILGTGKIRAEEDMEHVTEGIREGFFLMDKHLHAMACREGWERGGTTVVSTVITPHHIYFANCGDSRAVLCRAGHVAFSTEDHKPFCPGEKERIENAGGSVTLQRVNGSLAVSRALGDFSYKSVEWRPATEQMVSPEPEISVVERSPADEFLVLACDGVWDTVSNEELCAFVRSRLRVCTDLREVCSQVIELCLYKGSLDNISVIVVCFPGAPQLSPEAIHQEAEVEDYLEAKVAEIFEELSGRGDEPDLLSVLTVLAATEIPGLPPGGGLQSKRNCIISAYYQQKEVRKARLAQELGSADST; via the exons ATGAGAACATCCAGGAAGGGAAGCGTAGAAATGCCAGCTTTTGTCAGGCAGCTGGTGAAGGAGACAGAGAAACGGGTCACCTCTTTTTTTAAGGGGGGGCGTGGGGGAGGAGGGGGTGAGCCGGCTGAAGGCGAGGAGGCTGGAGAGGAGGAAGGGGTCATCCCCAGTCCTTACCTTGAACGTCCTGTGCTGGACAAATATTTTGAAGAGGGCTGTGCCTCCTGGGGTCTCACCTATGCTCTGGGCAGCATGCAGGGTTGGAGGGCCCACATGGAGGACTTCCATAACTGCTTCCCTCAGCTTGGTGGAGAGCTCTCTCACTGGGGCTTCTTTGCAGTGTATGATGGTCATGCTGGTAGCACAGTGGCTCAACACTGCTCACGAAACCTGCTGGAGCACATACTAGGTACAG GTAAGATCCGGGCGGAGGAAGATATGGAGCATGTAACTGAAGGCATAAGGGAAGGGTTTTTCCTCATGGACAAACATCTCCATGCAATGGCATGCCGTGAGGGCTGGGAGCGTGGTGGCACCACTGTGGTCTCCACTGTGATCACTCCACACCATATCTACTTTGCAAACTGTGGAGACTCACGGGCAGTTTTGTGCCGTGCCGGGCATGTGGCTTTTTCGACAGAAGACCACAAGCCTTTCTGTCCGGGGGAGAAGGAGCGCATCGAGAATGCTGGTGGTTCAGTCACTTTGCAGCGTGTTAATGGTTCCTTGGCTGTATCCAGAGCTCTTGGTGACTTCAGCTACAAGTCAGTCGAGTGGCGTCCAGCTACTGAGCAAATGGTCTCTCCAGAACCAGAGATTTCAGTCGTGGAGCGCTCACCAGCGGATGAATTTTTAGTTCTGGCATGCGACGGTGTTTGGGACACAGTCAGCAATGAGGAACTCTGTGCGTTTGTTCGCAGCCGACTGCGAGTTTGTACAGACTTGCGAGAGGTCTGCTCCCAGGTCATCGAACTTTGCCTCTATAAG GGAAGTCTTGACAATATTAGCGTTATAGTGGTGTGCTTTCCTGGCGCCCCCCAGCTTTCTCCAGAGGCAATACATCAGGAGGCTGAGGTAGAAGACTACTTGGAGGCGAAAGTTGctg AAATCTTCGAGGAGCTGAGTGGAAGAGGAGACGAGCCTGACCTCTTGTCAGTTCTTACTGTTCTGGCTGCAACAGAGATCCCCGGGCTACCACCAGGGGGCGGCCTTCAGAGCAA ACGAAACTGCATAATTTCGGCTTACTATCAACAAAAGGAGGTCCGTAAAGCCAGATTAGCCCAG GAACTTGGTTCTGCAGATTCGACATAG
- the rtn2b gene encoding reticulon-2b — MASKVVDLLYWRNVGKTGLVFTGLVVGLASLFQLSAISILSNLGLGIMAFTLPVRLLFKTMDLVRLNDGTHPFQSYLDEDSTLTDETTVRVVEKIVLLIATLITELKRLFFIDSIIDSLKFIVLLYLLTCVGVKANGLTLLIAGVICAFSLPMAYKLQQERIDRIISAGQSLVTKTMEIVELVMSLVKTPPPAPTPVPAPTPKIKQKTK, encoded by the exons ATGGCCAGCAAAG TGGTGGACCTGTTGTATTGGCGGAATGTGGGAAAAACAGGACTGGTGTTCACAGGGCTGGTGGTGGGCTTGGCCAGCTTGTTTCAACTCAGTGCTATCTCCATCCTATCTAACCTGGGCCTGGGCATTATGGCCTTCACCCTCCCTGTACGCCTCCTGTTTAAAACAATGGACCTGGTCCGACTAAACGATGGAACTCATCCCTTCCA GTCCTATTTGGATGAGGACAGCACTTTGACAGATGAGACCACAGTTCGTGTTGTGGAGAAGATTGTGCTCCTGATCGCTACTTTAATCACAGAGCTGAAGAGACTCTTCTTCATCGACAGTATTATAGACTCGCTGAAG tttattgTGCTGCTGTACCTGTTGACCTGTGTTGGGGTAAAAGCCAATGGTCTTACTCTTCTGATTGCCG gtgtGATTTGTGCTTTCTCTCTGCCTATGGCATACAAACTTCAGCAg GAACGGATTGACAGGATTATCAGTGCAGGCCAATCACTGGTGACAAAAACCATGGAGAT TGTTGAGCTTGTGATGTCATTGGTCAAAACTCCTCCTCCGGCTCCAACCCCTGTTCCTGCTCCTACACCCAAAATCAAACAGAAGACCAAATAA